The Xenopus laevis strain J_2021 chromosome 5L, Xenopus_laevis_v10.1, whole genome shotgun sequence genome has a segment encoding these proteins:
- the cmtr1.L gene encoding cap-specific mRNA (nucleoside-2'-O-)-methyltransferase 1-like isoform X1, which produces MKRRSDSEQQPNSVQSRKKKRIEELGLNLSSTSDDDTQYSNHGTQESSTSSTGSDSDSEEKRPVFGSGRNETLSEPLAEGTSSRYAMYNSVSQKLMAKMGFREGEGLGKFGQGRKEIIESSNQKGRRGLGMVLKGFEKELNINWRTEPEATAYEEVDWFPECTTEIPDADELSDWMTVGKRKLIIDDESEFCRENLLTSLLQCKSAFDELEGEEMRRARTRSNPYEMIRGVFFLNRAAMKMANIDHVFEYMFTNPKDSQGKPKLKEKESELLYFADVCAGPGGFSEYVLWRKKWHAKGFGMTLKGPNDFKLEDFYAAPSELFEPYYGEGGVDGDGDVTRPENITAFRNFILDNTDHKGVHFMMADGGFSVEGQENIQEILSKQLLLCQFLVGLSVVRTGGHFICKTFDLFTPFSIGLIYLLYCCFERVCLFKPLTSRPANSERYVVCRGLKEGIDDVRNYMFTVNCRLNHLRNSDQDVSLVVPLVVLKGDRQFYDYMVRSNESHCEVQIKALAKIHAFVQDSTQSELRQADIRKECLKLWGIPDQARVAPTNTDAKTKFFQLIQSQNIDVFSYKPTPLTAKTLEKLIHVFDYRCMVCGSEPKFLLGLGRSQIYTWGGRSNERWTKLDLKTELPRDTLLSVEIVHELKGEGKAQRKISAIHVLDVLFLNGMDVRTHHFTQRIQLAEKFVRAVSKPSRPDMNPIRVKEVYRLEEIEKIFLRLDMKHVKSSGGYLRLSYTGRDDRHFVPCGLYIVKTINDPWTMAFSKSQKRKYFYNSKTKSSQFEVPVESIAPFHTCYFGRLFWEWGEGVQIHDSQKQDPDSDKLSKDVVLQFIQAHHPCMSSSLTEDR; this is translated from the exons ATGAAGAGGAGATCTGACTCCGAGCAGCAGCCCAACAGCGTTCAGAGCCGTAAGAAAAAGCGGATTGAAGAGTTAGGTCTGAATCTGAGCTCCACCTCTGACGATGATACACAATACAGCAACCATGGTACTCAGG AGTCTTCCACAAGCAGCACAGGCTCTGACAGTGACAGCGAAGAGAAGAGGCCTGTATTTGGCTCTGGCAGAAATGAGACCCTGTCTGAACCTCTTGCAGAAGGCACTTCCTCCCGTTATGCCATGTACAACAGTGTCTCGCAGAAGCTCATG GCCAAGATGGGCTTCCGTGAGGGTGAAGGTTTGGGGAAATTTGGCCAAGGCAGAAAAGAAATCATTGAATCTTCCAATCAAAAAGGCCGAAGGGGTCTGGGCATGGTCTTAAAAGGATTTGAGAAAGAATTGAATATAAACTGGCGGACTGAGCCAGAG GCTACTGCTTATGAAGAAGTGGACTGGTTCCCAGAATGCACCACCGAGATCCCAGATGCTGACGAGTTGTCGGACTGGATGACTGTGGGGAAG AGAAAGTTGATCATAGACGATGAGTCTGAGTTCTGTCGGGAAAATCTCCTGACTAGCCTGCTGCAGTGCAAG AGTGCATTTGATGAGCTGGAAGGGGAGGAGATGAGACGTGCCAGGACCCGATCTAACCCATATGAGATGATCCGAGGAGTCTTCTTCCTTAATCG AGCAGCAATGAAAATGGCCAACATTGACCATGTATTTGAGTACATGTTTACCAACCCTAAAGACTCGCAAGGG AAGCCAAAGTTGAAGGAGAAGGAATCAGAGCTGTTGTATTTTGCTGATGTCTGTGCTGGACCCGGGGGTTTTTCAGAGTATGTACTGTGGAGAAAGAAGTGGCATGCTAAGGGCTTTGGCATGACCCTAAAGGGACCCAATGACTTCAAGCTGGAGGACTTTTACGCTGCTCCTAGTGAGCTCTTTGAACCTTATTATG GGGAAGGAGGAGTGGATGGCGACGGAGATGTTACTCGACCCGAGAACATCACAGCCTTCCGAAATTTTATCCTTGACAACACGGATCACAAGGGGGTCCACTTTATGATGGCAGATGGT GGCTTCTCTGTGGAAGGGCAGGAGAACATTCAGGAGATTCTCAGCAAGCAACTCCTTCTGTGCCAGTTCCTGGTGGGACTCTCTGTTGTCCGAACAG GAGGACATTTCATCTGCAAAACGTTTGACCTGTTCACTCCATTCAGCATCGGCCTCATTTATTTGTTGTATTGCTGCTTTGAGCGAGTTTGCCTTTTCAAGCCTCTGACCAGCCGGCCAGCTAACTCTGAGag ATATGTGGTTTGTCGTGGACTGAAAGAGGGCATTGATGACGTACGTAATTACATGTTCACTGTAAATTGCCGTCTCAATCATCTGCGCAATTCAGATCAGGATGTCAGTTTGGTGGTTCCCCTGGTGGTGCTTAAGGGGGACAGGCAGTTCTATGACTACATGGTCCGTTCTAACGAGAG cCACTGTGAAGTGCAGATCAAGGCCCTGGCCAAAATCCACGCTTTTGTCCAAGATTC GACTCAGAGTGAGCTGCGCCAGGCAGATATACGCAAGGAGTGCCTGAAGCTGTGGGGG ATTCCAGACCAGGCGCGAGTGGCACCAACTAATACTGATGCCAAGACCAAGTTTTTCCAACTGATTCAG agcCAGAACATTGATGTCTTTAGTTACAAGCCGACGCCACTCACTGCAAAGACCTTGGAAAAGCTGATCCATGTCTTTGACTACAGATGTATGGTGTGTGGGAGCGAACCAAAGTTCCTCCTGGGCTTGGGG CGATCTCAGATATACACTTGGGGGGGTCGTTCCAACGAACGCTGGACTAAACTTGACCTGAAAACGGAGCTGCCACGTGACACCCTGCTTTCTGTGGAGATTGTTCATGAACTAAAAGGAGAG GGGAAAGCGCAGAGGAAGATTAGTGCTATCCATGTACTTGACGTTCTATTTCTCAATGGGATGGATGTACGGACGCACCATTTCACTCAGAG AATCCAGCTGGCAGAGAAATTTGTCAGGGCAGTTTCCAAGCCAAGCCGGCCTGACATGAATCCAATCAG AGTGAAGGAAGTGTATCGGCTTGAAGAGATAGAAAAGATCTTTTTACG GTTAGATATGAAGCACGTTAAGAGTTCTGGGGGATACCTGCGCCTTTCCTACACCGGCAGAGATGACCGTCACTTTGTGCCATGTGGCCTCTATATTGTTAAAACTATAAATG ATCCCTGGACTATGGCCTTCAGCAAAAGTCAGAAACGCAAATATTTCTACAACTCTAAGACAAAGAGCTCGCAATTTGAAGTCCCAGTGGAGTCCATTGCTCCATTTCA CACCTGCTACTTCGGGCGCCTATTCTGGGAGTGGGGGGAAGGGGTGCAGATTCACGACTCCCAGAAACAAGACCCCGACTCGGACAAACTCTCCAAAGACGTTGTCCTGCAGTTCATTCAGGCGCATCATCCGTGCATGTCCTCCAGCCTGACAGAAGATAGGTAG
- the cmtr1.L gene encoding cap-specific mRNA (nucleoside-2'-O-)-methyltransferase 1-like isoform X2, whose translation MALTPYSNHGTQESSTSSTGSDSDSEEKRPVFGSGRNETLSEPLAEGTSSRYAMYNSVSQKLMAKMGFREGEGLGKFGQGRKEIIESSNQKGRRGLGMVLKGFEKELNINWRTEPEATAYEEVDWFPECTTEIPDADELSDWMTVGKRKLIIDDESEFCRENLLTSLLQCKSAFDELEGEEMRRARTRSNPYEMIRGVFFLNRAAMKMANIDHVFEYMFTNPKDSQGKPKLKEKESELLYFADVCAGPGGFSEYVLWRKKWHAKGFGMTLKGPNDFKLEDFYAAPSELFEPYYGEGGVDGDGDVTRPENITAFRNFILDNTDHKGVHFMMADGGFSVEGQENIQEILSKQLLLCQFLVGLSVVRTGGHFICKTFDLFTPFSIGLIYLLYCCFERVCLFKPLTSRPANSERYVVCRGLKEGIDDVRNYMFTVNCRLNHLRNSDQDVSLVVPLVVLKGDRQFYDYMVRSNESHCEVQIKALAKIHAFVQDSTQSELRQADIRKECLKLWGIPDQARVAPTNTDAKTKFFQLIQSQNIDVFSYKPTPLTAKTLEKLIHVFDYRCMVCGSEPKFLLGLGRSQIYTWGGRSNERWTKLDLKTELPRDTLLSVEIVHELKGEGKAQRKISAIHVLDVLFLNGMDVRTHHFTQRIQLAEKFVRAVSKPSRPDMNPIRVKEVYRLEEIEKIFLRLDMKHVKSSGGYLRLSYTGRDDRHFVPCGLYIVKTINDPWTMAFSKSQKRKYFYNSKTKSSQFEVPVESIAPFHTCYFGRLFWEWGEGVQIHDSQKQDPDSDKLSKDVVLQFIQAHHPCMSSSLTEDR comes from the exons ATGGCACTCACACCCTACAGCAACCATGGTACTCAGG AGTCTTCCACAAGCAGCACAGGCTCTGACAGTGACAGCGAAGAGAAGAGGCCTGTATTTGGCTCTGGCAGAAATGAGACCCTGTCTGAACCTCTTGCAGAAGGCACTTCCTCCCGTTATGCCATGTACAACAGTGTCTCGCAGAAGCTCATG GCCAAGATGGGCTTCCGTGAGGGTGAAGGTTTGGGGAAATTTGGCCAAGGCAGAAAAGAAATCATTGAATCTTCCAATCAAAAAGGCCGAAGGGGTCTGGGCATGGTCTTAAAAGGATTTGAGAAAGAATTGAATATAAACTGGCGGACTGAGCCAGAG GCTACTGCTTATGAAGAAGTGGACTGGTTCCCAGAATGCACCACCGAGATCCCAGATGCTGACGAGTTGTCGGACTGGATGACTGTGGGGAAG AGAAAGTTGATCATAGACGATGAGTCTGAGTTCTGTCGGGAAAATCTCCTGACTAGCCTGCTGCAGTGCAAG AGTGCATTTGATGAGCTGGAAGGGGAGGAGATGAGACGTGCCAGGACCCGATCTAACCCATATGAGATGATCCGAGGAGTCTTCTTCCTTAATCG AGCAGCAATGAAAATGGCCAACATTGACCATGTATTTGAGTACATGTTTACCAACCCTAAAGACTCGCAAGGG AAGCCAAAGTTGAAGGAGAAGGAATCAGAGCTGTTGTATTTTGCTGATGTCTGTGCTGGACCCGGGGGTTTTTCAGAGTATGTACTGTGGAGAAAGAAGTGGCATGCTAAGGGCTTTGGCATGACCCTAAAGGGACCCAATGACTTCAAGCTGGAGGACTTTTACGCTGCTCCTAGTGAGCTCTTTGAACCTTATTATG GGGAAGGAGGAGTGGATGGCGACGGAGATGTTACTCGACCCGAGAACATCACAGCCTTCCGAAATTTTATCCTTGACAACACGGATCACAAGGGGGTCCACTTTATGATGGCAGATGGT GGCTTCTCTGTGGAAGGGCAGGAGAACATTCAGGAGATTCTCAGCAAGCAACTCCTTCTGTGCCAGTTCCTGGTGGGACTCTCTGTTGTCCGAACAG GAGGACATTTCATCTGCAAAACGTTTGACCTGTTCACTCCATTCAGCATCGGCCTCATTTATTTGTTGTATTGCTGCTTTGAGCGAGTTTGCCTTTTCAAGCCTCTGACCAGCCGGCCAGCTAACTCTGAGag ATATGTGGTTTGTCGTGGACTGAAAGAGGGCATTGATGACGTACGTAATTACATGTTCACTGTAAATTGCCGTCTCAATCATCTGCGCAATTCAGATCAGGATGTCAGTTTGGTGGTTCCCCTGGTGGTGCTTAAGGGGGACAGGCAGTTCTATGACTACATGGTCCGTTCTAACGAGAG cCACTGTGAAGTGCAGATCAAGGCCCTGGCCAAAATCCACGCTTTTGTCCAAGATTC GACTCAGAGTGAGCTGCGCCAGGCAGATATACGCAAGGAGTGCCTGAAGCTGTGGGGG ATTCCAGACCAGGCGCGAGTGGCACCAACTAATACTGATGCCAAGACCAAGTTTTTCCAACTGATTCAG agcCAGAACATTGATGTCTTTAGTTACAAGCCGACGCCACTCACTGCAAAGACCTTGGAAAAGCTGATCCATGTCTTTGACTACAGATGTATGGTGTGTGGGAGCGAACCAAAGTTCCTCCTGGGCTTGGGG CGATCTCAGATATACACTTGGGGGGGTCGTTCCAACGAACGCTGGACTAAACTTGACCTGAAAACGGAGCTGCCACGTGACACCCTGCTTTCTGTGGAGATTGTTCATGAACTAAAAGGAGAG GGGAAAGCGCAGAGGAAGATTAGTGCTATCCATGTACTTGACGTTCTATTTCTCAATGGGATGGATGTACGGACGCACCATTTCACTCAGAG AATCCAGCTGGCAGAGAAATTTGTCAGGGCAGTTTCCAAGCCAAGCCGGCCTGACATGAATCCAATCAG AGTGAAGGAAGTGTATCGGCTTGAAGAGATAGAAAAGATCTTTTTACG GTTAGATATGAAGCACGTTAAGAGTTCTGGGGGATACCTGCGCCTTTCCTACACCGGCAGAGATGACCGTCACTTTGTGCCATGTGGCCTCTATATTGTTAAAACTATAAATG ATCCCTGGACTATGGCCTTCAGCAAAAGTCAGAAACGCAAATATTTCTACAACTCTAAGACAAAGAGCTCGCAATTTGAAGTCCCAGTGGAGTCCATTGCTCCATTTCA CACCTGCTACTTCGGGCGCCTATTCTGGGAGTGGGGGGAAGGGGTGCAGATTCACGACTCCCAGAAACAAGACCCCGACTCGGACAAACTCTCCAAAGACGTTGTCCTGCAGTTCATTCAGGCGCATCATCCGTGCATGTCCTCCAGCCTGACAGAAGATAGGTAG
- the naglu.L gene encoding alpha-N-acetylglucosaminidase: MESYEETVTTKCSTMKAALLLLLLLGYTEAVASSRVFRTLSHLKPQRGDDGQTAAVRELLTRLLGGRASEFSVTVNSSLAEEGLDTYKLSSGSGGKVVIEGSSGVAAASGCYSYLKSYCGSHISWSGVQLQLPVTLPPVPSPVTVRTPHRFRYYQNVCTSSYSFVWWDWARWEKEIDWMALSGINMPLAFTGQEAIWYKVYLSLGLNESEIFDFFTGPAFLAWGRMGNIHTWGGPLSVSWMEKRLTLQLMIVERMRSLGMMTVLPAFAGHIPQGILRVFPKVTVSRLGGWSNFNCTYSCSYLLDPEDPLFQWIGELFLSQMVESFGTDHIYSADTFNEMSPTSSDPGYLSAVSGAIFKSMTKVDPEAIWLMQGWLFINNPSFWQPAQTKALLHGAPIGRILVLDLFAETVPVYLKTESFYGQPFIWCMLNNFGGNHGLFGNIEGVNRGPFDAAKFPNSTMVGTGLTPEGIEQNDMIYEFMNEIGWSSKPIVLTDWISNYSDRRYGQKNTDARMAWQLLLRSVYNCTQILHNHNHSPLVRRPSLNMNTDICYNKADIYKAWMFMHNASSSLGKSSTFLYDLVDITREAVQQLVSEYYLEIKEAYQKRDLQQLMTAGGVLVYDLLPELDSLLSSQPGFLLGSWLKAAKSMASTPEEAALYDMNARNQITLWGPTGNILDYANKQYGGLVQDYYSERWGLFVWFLVQSLNKGEHFNQDKFNKAVFVLEEDFVYNGKEYKESPTGDTLEIANKIYLKYHPQAGKKRFINKSKDLKLSL; the protein is encoded by the exons ATGGAGAGTTATGAGGAGACAGTGACAACCAAGTGTTCCACAATGAAAGCGGCGCTGCTGCTGTTGCTTCTTCTCGGCTACACTGAAGCGGTAGCGTCGAGCCGTGTGTTCCGCACCCTGTCCCACCTGAAGCCTCAGCGGGGAGATGATGGACAGACTGCTGCGGTCCGGGAGCTCCTCACACGGCTGCTCGGGGGCAGGGCCAGCGAATTCTCAGTGACTGTCAATAGCTCATTGGCTGAGGAAGGGCTGGACACCTACAAGCTGAGCTCGGGGTCGGGAGGCAAAGTCGTGATAGAGGGAAGCAGTGGGGTGGCTGCAGCCTCGGGCTGTTACAGTTATCTGAAATCCTACTGTGGGAGCCACATCTCATGGTCTGGGGtccaactgcaactcccagtgaCCCTTCCTCCCGTGCCCTCCCCTGTCACTGTCCGCACCCCACACAG GTTCCGCTACTACCAGAATGTCTGCACCTCCAGCTACTCATTTGTGTGGTGGGACTGGGCTCGCTGGGAAAAAGAAATTGACTGGATGGCCCTCAGTGGAATCAACATGCCCCTCGCATTCACTGGCCAAGAAGCCATTTGGTATAAA gTATATTTATCATTGGGTCTGAATGAATCTGAGATTTTTGATTTCTTCACTGGTCCAGCATTTTTGGCATGGGGTCGGATGGGGAATATTCACACGTGGGGGGGTCCTTTGTCTGTTTCATGGATGGAGAAGCGGCTGACACTGCAG TTGATGATTGTAGAGCGCATGAGATCCCTGGGAATGATGACTGTATTACCAGCGTTTGCCGGGCACATCCCACAGGGTATACTAAG GGTCTTTCCCAAAGTTACTGTGAGCAGACTCGGTGGATGGAGCAATTTTAACTGCACATATTCCTGCAGTTACCTCCTGGACCCGGAAGATCCTCTGTTTCAGTGGATTGGGGAACTCTTCCTGAGCCAGATGGTCGAGTCCTTTGGCACTGACCATATCTACAGTGCAGACACATTCAATGAGATGTCCCCCACATCATCTGACCCAGGCTACTTGTCGGCAGTCAGCGGTGCTATATTTAAATCCATGACGAAAG TGGATCCTGAAGCCATATGGTTGATGCAAGGTTGGCTGTTTATAAACAACCCATCATTTTGGCAGCCTGCTCAGACTAAGGCCTTGTTGCACGGTGCACCGATTGGCAGAATCCTTGTCCTGGACCTGTTTGCAGAGACTGTACCTGTTTACCTGAAAACCGAGTCTTTCTATGGCCAGCCCTTCATCTGGTGCATGCTTAATAACTTCGGAGGGAACCATGGTTTGTTTGGTAACATTGAAGGCGTTAATAGGGGACCCTTTGATGCTGCCAAGTTTCCTAACTCTACGATGGTGGGCACAGGGTTAACCCCTGAAGGCATTGAGCAGAATGACATGATATATGAGTTTATGAATGAAATTGGTTGGAGTTCCAAACCCATCGTCCTGACCGACTGGATTTCCAACTATTCTGACAGACGCTATGGGCAGAAAAATACAGATGCCAGGATGGCATGGCAACTACTCCTCAGGAGCGTCTACAACTGCACTCAGATTCTGCACAACCATAACCACAGCCCGCTGGTCCGTAGGCCATCTCTAAATATGAACACAGATATTTGCTACAACAAGGCGGATATTTATAAGGCATGGATGTTCATGCACAATGCATCCTCCTCTCTTGGAAAGAGCAGCACTTTCCTGTACGACTTAGTGGATATCACTAGGGAGGCTGTGCAGCAATTAGTCTCAGAGTATTACTTGGAAATCAAGGAAGCTTATCAGAAAAGGGATCTTCAGCAACTGATGACTGCAGGAGGGGTCTTGGTTTATGATCTTCTGCCTGAGCTTGATAGTCTTCTTTCCAGCCAACCTGGGTTCCTGCTGGGCTCATGGCTAAAAGCAGCTAAATCAATGGCGTCAACTCCAGAGGAAGCTGCCTTGTATGACATGAACGCACGCAACCAGATCACCTTATGGGGCCCAACAGGCAACATCCTGGACTATGCCAATAAACAATATGGTGGACTGGTGCAGGATTATTACTCCGAGCGGTGGGGTCTCTTTGTCTGGTTTCTCGTTCAAAGCCTCAACAAGGGGGAGCATTTTAATCAAGATAAATTCAACAAGGCTGTCTTTGTTCTAGAAGAAGACTTTGTTTACAATGGCAAGGAGTACAAGGAAAGCCCTACTGGAGACACCCTTGAGATAGCCAATAAGATTTATCTGAAGTACCACCCACAAGCCGGAAAGAAAAGGTTCATCAATAAGAGTAAAGACCTCAAGCTGAGCCTCTAA
- the LOC108716526 gene encoding uncharacterized protein LOC108716526 codes for MGLLSGFYTMYSTMSQTSDPCTFLLQERDIKEHIKTSDYVTEGFNYIKLSLPVCPVSVEKAGYVEDVECGNTLFVQEEIRPVPLLIPTDIRCDGLRCPIPPIECQLTNREPELSSAIIQEFQLIVPYIETLIRDTENGTSVKGIILGVLLPQVFVYLLEFCRSSRKKAEKDRDEAPAEKEREGPQHPAQTHYNMEEEAELSRSGSKKKEEPRSAKKKKKLHHSEAHEHQGSQRPNNNATMNAEEEKELKQLFQQFICQCLEGDF; via the exons ATGGGTTTGCTGAGCGGTTTCTATACAATGTACAGTACCATGTCCCAAACATCTGATCCATGTACTTTTCTCTTACAGGAAAGAGATATCAAAGAACATATTAAGACATCGGATTATGTGACTGAAGGATTCAACTACATCAAGCTCAGTTTGCCAGTTTGCCCAGTGTCTGTTGAAAAGGCCGGTTATGTAGAGGATGTAGAGTGCGGCAATACCCTGTTTGTACAGGAagagatcagaccagtccctcTGCTGATTCCTACAGACATAAGATGTGAT GGCTTGCGTTGTCCAATTCCTCCTATAGAGTGTCAGCTCACTAACCGAGAGCCAGAGCTGAGTAGTGCCATCATTCAG GAGTTCCAGCTAATTGTACCTTATATTGAGACCCTCATCAGAGATACTGAGAATGGCACTAGTGTGAAAGGAATCATTTTG GGCGTCTTGCTACCACAAGTCTTTGTCTATCTACTGGAATTCTGCAGGTCCAGCAGAAAGAAGGCAGAAAAGGACAGAGATGAGGCCCCTGCTGAAAAAGAGAGGGAAGGGCCACAACATCCTGCTCAAACCCATTATAACATGGAGGAAGAAGCAGAACTTAGTAGGAGTGGAAGCAAAAAGAAGGAGGAGCCTAGAAGcgctaagaagaagaaaaagctgCACCACTCTGAGGCTCATGAACACCAAGGCTCACAGAGACCAAATAACAATGCAACAATGAACgcagaagaggagaaggaattaAAGCAGCTTTTCCAGCAGTTCATCTGCCAATGCTTGGAAGGAGATTTCTGA